TTCCGTATCATCAAGGGCTGATCGAGCATCCACCCCATCGCTGATATGCTCGTTGGACCGCCCGTAGGCCAGAACGAACGTACGGCTTTCACCGGCTTTCAAGGCAAGTCGAGCAACGGCTGACTCGTCCTCGATGCTCAGGGACGCATCCGAATGCAAGGCCAGCTTGTCCGGACCGACATGCATGGCGAGACCTGAACCTTCATGGACGATCCAGGGCGGCATGTTGCCGTAGTCAAACCGGAATGCGGCGCGCGAAACAAGCTCGGCGCATCCGTCCACGACCTGCGCGATGCGAACCAGCAACGGGCGCCCCTGCCGCTCCGGCATAAAGTCCGTGACAACCAGGGTTCCGGTCTCGCACTGAAACTCGGTGTCCAGGACCATCGTATCGCGGCGGTAGCTTTGCCGCCGCGCAAGCACGGGGCCCGCAGGGGCAAGGCTCCAGAAGCCATGCCGCTCATCACCAAGAAGGGCAGCGCAGCAGGCGGGGGAGTCGAACCGCGGCAGGCAGAGCCAATCGATGGACCCATGCTTCGATACGAGCGCGACGGTCTCGCCATCGCCGATCATCGCGTAGTCTTCCAGGGGGACGGTCACCACTGCCGCTCGTCACACATCGAAGCGGCGTGCGAGACGATGCAATCCGAAGACGGCCAGAATGCCGGCAAGGCTCCAGAAAGCGGTGCGGTGCCGCTCCGTGAACATCTGAATGCTGCGCGGTTTGGAACGCGCATCGAACCGCCCGTGTGACCCGTAATCACCCTTCACGGGCACGAACAGATTGTTGGGAGCATCATCGGGATGCTTTTCGTCCGTCAATTGTGCGGAATAGCCGCTCTTGGCGAGATACCGGTCCAGGAATGCGGGCGCGATGCGGTTTGCGAGAATGGCCTGGACAGTGGGATAGCCTACCCACACGTTGCGCCGATCGTGCTCCGCAGCAAAACGGATGGCACGCGCCGGAACCTCGGGCTCGAAGATCGGCGCCACGGGCTGGGCACGCCGCCCCATCTTGTTGAGGGCCCAGTCGAACTGTGGCGTGTTCACGGCCGGCAGATCCACCATGGTGAGACGAACATTCAGCTTGTCGTGAATGATCTCAGACCGAAGCGAGTCCGTGAATCCGCGAATGGCCGCCTTGGCTCCACAGTAGACGGACTGAAGGGGAACAGATCGGTACGCCAATGCCGACCCGACATTCACGATGACGCCCCTGTCGCGGGTGCGCATGCGTTTCAGTGCCGACATCATGCCATGAACCTGGCCAAGATAGGTGACACGCGTTCCGCGCTCGACTTCCTCGGCCGTCAATTTCGCTACCGGCGAGAACACGGTCGCCATCGCCACGTTCACCCAAATGTCGATAGGCCCAAGCTCATGCTCGACCTTCTCCGCCGCGGCCTCAACCGCCGCGGCATCCGCGACGTCAGTGGGGATCGTCAGGGCGCGGACACCTTGTTCGCGTGCGTAGTCGGCGGCCTGTTCCAGCCGGTCCGGGTCACGCGACAGCAAAGCGACATCGTATCCGGCGCGGGCGAACTCGTCGGCCGTCGCGCGTCCAACGCCAGCGCCGGCACCTGTTATGACAACAATCATGACTGATGGATCCATCCTGTCGACCGAGGCGACCAATCACATTGCGTCCCGGCCAAGCTAGGCAATGGAACCAAACAAAATTTAACGCCTTGGATAGTATTACGAGCGTCGGAGGAGGGCATCGAAGTGATCAGCAGCGGTCGACTGCCAGCCCGCATAAACGTTCACGCGAAGACGTGGGCGGCTCCGTTGAAACACGCCACCCATGTCTGCCGTTCTCTCATTTCATAGCGGAGATCGGGCGCTCAACGGCGAGGTCGAGGACATGGTCAGCAGTGTCCAGGGCACGGTCCAGCATATCCATGCGGGTGACAAATTCAGCGCGCATGATGGCCTTGCGGTCCTCGGGCAGCCAGCTGGCTTCCAGGCCGGCCAAGCTGAGTTGACGCGCATCCCCAGGCAACCAGGCTGCAGCCGCGAACATGGTTCGCCAGCAATGGCCCATGTTGGTCCCAAAGAAAGTGGGATCGTCCGTTCCCAGTACGATATTCAAACCAGCCTCGCGCATGCGGCGGATGCGTTGCTGGCGCGGCTCGCGGTTGCCGCGAATGGATGACCAGCAGGCCATCGTGAACGGTACCTGCTCCGCCGCCGCGCGGGCGACGATCGCAGGATTGGCCAGCATGTTGTACCCATGGTCGAGCCGATCACACCCCAGGGCGTCGCGGCAATGCGTGAAGTGGACCGGTGGTCCCTCGAACATCGTCTGGTTGTCTTCGCAAACATGGGCGGTGCGGCGCAGGCCGGCACGGCCGGCGCGCCGCCAGGCCTCCACCCAGACCAGCGGCGGCCCGGCACGCTCCGCGCCGTCCAGCCCGATGCCGATCACCTGGGGGCGGGGATGTTGCTCCATCCAGTCCAGCATCTCCAGCGCTTCGGACGGCAGACAGACGCTGCGATCGATGCAGGCGATCAGCAGCGCCGTGGTGCCGAAGGCTTTTTCAGCGCGGGTCAGCCCGTCGATCAACCCGTCCACGATGACGGGATAGGTGGTGCCACTCGGCGTGTAGTAATGCGGATTGAAGAAGATCTCGGCGTGGCGGACATTGCCGTGGCGGTGCAGGTCCTCGATGCATTCGAAGGCGATGCGCGCGAACTCTTCCCGCCGCCGCACCGCCAGGGCGCCGAGCCGCAGCATTTCCAGGAAGCCGTAGAAGTCGGGCCACTGGTACAGTGTGTCTGCCGGGCGTGGCAGCCGCACGCCGTTGGCGGCCGCCAGCTCCACCAGCGTCGTCGCCCGCACCGCCCCGGCGATGTGCAGGTGCAGCTCCACCTTGGGAACGAGGTCGAGATAATCGGAATAATTCAGCATGGCGTCACCTGCCCGCGCGCGCGATGTTCCACAGGAACATGGCCGGACCCGTCGGGACATTGGATAGCTCGGCGCGCCAGGCCGAAGCGGCGACAAATTGTCCGAGCGGCATGTAGAACCCTTCTGCGGCGGCACGGGCGTGCAAGGCCCCAGCCAGCTGCTTGCGCTCCGGCTCGCTGCCGGCGGCGGCGAAGGCGGCGCGCAGCTGCTCCACTTCCCTGTCCGCCGGCCAGCCGGCAAATCCTGCCGGCCCGGCGCCAGCACCGTTCAGATAAGCGTTCTGCAAAGGTGTCTGCATGTCCGGCACGGTGTTCGTGGTGTGGAAGATGTTCCACCCCCCCGGCTGGGCGCGGCGGCCGAAGAAGGTGTTCAGGTCCATGACCTGCAGCTCTACGGTGAAGCCGAGCCGGGTCAGCAGGTCCTGCGTCACCAGACCGAGCGAGGCGATGCCGGGCGCATCGGCAGGGTGCAGAATGACCACGGGGCGGGAAAGATCGGCGCCGCTTTCCGCCAGCAGCCGACGCGCGCCTTCCAGGTCCGGTGCGGTCGGCATGCCGGCATCGGTCTCATAGGGCGTGCCGCATCCGTAGAAGGACCGGCATTCGCGCCCGTATTCGGCGCGCCCGGCGACGCCGGGCAGGTAGTCCGCCTGGTCGACCGCCAGCATCACGGCCCGCCGCACCTTGGCATTGTCGAAAGGCGGCAGGAGGTGGTTGAAGCGCAGGATGCCCTGGTAGCCGAAGGGGCTGACCACCTGCACCTTCACCTGCCGGTTCCGCTCCAGGATGGGCAAGACGTCGGCGGGCAGGCGCTCCAGGTAATCCACCTCGCCGGTGGACAGCGCACTGACCTGGCTCGACACATCGGGCATGGCGATCAGCTCCACCCGGTCGAAGGTGGCATGCTTGCCGCCACTGGCCCAGATCGCCGGTTCGGGGCGCGGCTTGTAAGCGTTATGGCGCGCCAGGACGATGCGGTCGCCCGCGCGGTATTCCTCCGCCACAAAGCGGTAAGGACCGCAGCCGACGGGCTCGGTGATCGGGCGGGTAGCCGGTGTTTCGGCCAGCCGGCGCGGCATGATCATCGGCACCATGGCGCCAGGCTTGGCCAGGGCCTCCAGCACCAGCCCGAAGGGCTGTCCCAGCGACAGGCGGAACGTGGCGGCATCCATGGGCTCCAGCGATGCGGTCGCGCGCAGGAGCAGGCCACCCAGCGCGTCCCGTGCCCCCCATCGGCGCAAACTGGTAACGCAGTCTTCCGCCGTGACCGGGCTGCCATCGTGGAACACCAGGCCTTCCCGCAACGTGAAGGTCCACACCATGCCATCATCGCTGCGCGTCCAGCGTTCCACCATCTGCGGCTGCGGGCGCCACTGGTTGTCCACCGCGAAGAGCGTATCGAATACCAGGTACGAGAAGTCGCGGGCCGTGAAGCTGGTGGTGAAGTGCGGATCCAGAATGGTGGTCAGGGTTTCGGGAACCACACGCAACGTCCGCGCCCGGTTGGGGCTCTGGCCCCACGCATGGCGAGACACCAGTGCCGGGGCGGCTAGAATGGTCGTCAGGAGAGTGCGGCGATGCATGCTGGGCCTTAATGGAAAACGATGACGCGCGCGAATACCGCGCCGAACGCTCCAGTGTCAGTACAAATCTGCCAAGATTGCGCCGGCTGCCGCTACGTGAGGGGGGAACTGAATTAGGTGACGCAGGCTTCGTTCGCCTATGAGGCCACTCACTGTTTGCTAGCGGCTGCGCGGCAGCAGCCCTCGGGAACAGCGGATGTTTGATCCATTGTCCCACTATCAATGATACAGGCCTTCAATAGACAGGGGTCCGGTCTGCTAAACGGTTTGCAGCGCAGTTATCGCCGGTCTCCAGATATTCAGAGATGGCCCACTCGCGTCTCACCTCGCAAGACCTGCTGTCGCTTGGCACTGCCGATGTCATCGGACTCCCGCATCAATTGTGCAAGGTCTCGGTGAAGTTCGACCGGTCTGCCTGCCGCGTTCATAGGAACCCGCAGGTTATGTCCAGGCGCGAGAGGCATAACAATGCCCTCCCCTTCTGGTCTCGCTATAGATCGGGATAGATGCCGCGATGCATCTCTGTGACGGCCCGAGGCAGTCGATCAAAGCGGTCGAAGGCAGGCAACTCTTCGTGCTGAGGATGCGCCAACCCTGGCCGCGAAGCAAAGATCGAGGCAGGAAAGATGATCCGTCCCTACTTGTCGTGACCCTTTGGCCAAGCCATCAGCGCCGCCCGCGCGACAGCCAGGAGCTCCCCACCCGGCGCACCATCCAGGGCTTGCACCGAGAGCCCCTGCAGAACGGAGGCGACGAGGCGCGACAGCGTGGCCGCATCCGTCCCGGCAGGAAGCATCCCTTCCGACACATCCCGCTCAATGCGCTCTTGCAGCGCCACGCGCAGGGTCGCACGAAGGGCGCGAAGCTCGCCAGCGAGAGCGGCATTCTCCGGCCCTGCCATCAGCATTCCGCTTGAGATCATGCAGCCCAGCGGTCGGCCCGGCCGGGTGACGGCGGCGACGCCGCGCTCCAGCATCCGCCGCGCCGCTTCCAGGGCCGAAGGGGTCGCGGCGATGTCCGCCGCGCTCATGCCGTCGGCGCCGTAACGACGCAGGACGGCACGGTAGAGTTCCGCCTTGTTGCCGAAGGCATGGTAGAGGCTGGGCGCCGCGATGCCCATGGCCGAGGTCAGGTCGGCAAGGCTCACGCCCTCATAGCCGTGCCGCCAGAAGAGCTCGAGCGCCGTCAGCAGCGCTTCATCCCGGTCGAAGGTGGATTGTCGGCCACGCGGCTTCGTCGGCGTGGGGCGGCCCGCGGCGGGCTTCGTGCTCATTCCCCTTGGATAACGCCTTGACAGCCGATCGCCAAGACATTTGTTTAGCAATCGATAAACAGAAGTACGGAAGACCACCAATGACCCCGGACACCCAGTTCGCCCGCCGTTCCCTGGTGCTGGGCGCAACGGCGGCCCTGGCGGGAGGCCTGGCGCGGCCGTTTGCCGCCCAGCCGGGTCCGCCCCAGCGCCCCTCTGGGCCCGGTGGCAGCTTCCAGGCCCGGTCCGCCGATGGCACGGTTCTGACCGGCGACGCGCTGGGCGATCCCGCCGCCCCGGAGATCCTGTTCATTCATGGCCTGCGCCAAAGCCGGCTGAGCTGGGAGAGGCAGTTCGCCGACCCCGCCCTTTCAGGTTTCCGACTGGTGCGGTTCGACCTGCGGGGACACGGGGATTCCGACAAGCCGGCCACCCCCTCGGCCTATGCCGATGCCGATCGCTGGGCGGAGGATGTGGCGGCGGTCATTGCCGCTGCCGGCCTTCGCCGGCCAGTGCTGGTGGGCTGGTCCCTGGGTGGGTACGTCGCCGGCGCATACCTGCGTCAGCAAGGCGCCGGGCGGGTGTCCGGGGTCAATCTGGTTGATGCCGTCAGCAAGTTGTCGCCGGACCTCCTGACACCCTTGGCAGGCCGGTTCGCGCGAAGCACCAGTTCTCATGACCTCACCGAGCGTGTGGCGGAGACGGCGGACTTTCTCGCAGCCTGCTTCCATCGTCCGCCGACTGGTGCGGACCTGCACCGCATGTTGGTGGTCAATGGCATGACCGCCCGCGCAGTGAACGAGGGCTTCACCTCCGCGGCGGTGACCGATTTCGAGCCGACCTTCCAGGCTTATTCCGGCCCAGTCCTGGTAACGCATGGCGCGCATGATGCGCTGGTCCGTCTCGCAATGTCGGAACGCGTTGCGGC
This genomic interval from Roseomonas haemaphysalidis contains the following:
- a CDS encoding SDR family oxidoreductase, which codes for MIVVITGAGAGVGRATADEFARAGYDVALLSRDPDRLEQAADYAREQGVRALTIPTDVADAAAVEAAAEKVEHELGPIDIWVNVAMATVFSPVAKLTAEEVERGTRVTYLGQVHGMMSALKRMRTRDRGVIVNVGSALAYRSVPLQSVYCGAKAAIRGFTDSLRSEIIHDKLNVRLTMVDLPAVNTPQFDWALNKMGRRAQPVAPIFEPEVPARAIRFAAEHDRRNVWVGYPTVQAILANRIAPAFLDRYLAKSGYSAQLTDEKHPDDAPNNLFVPVKGDYGSHGRFDARSKPRSIQMFTERHRTAFWSLAGILAVFGLHRLARRFDV
- a CDS encoding adenosine deaminase family protein translates to MLNYSDYLDLVPKVELHLHIAGAVRATTLVELAAANGVRLPRPADTLYQWPDFYGFLEMLRLGALAVRRREEFARIAFECIEDLHRHGNVRHAEIFFNPHYYTPSGTTYPVIVDGLIDGLTRAEKAFGTTALLIACIDRSVCLPSEALEMLDWMEQHPRPQVIGIGLDGAERAGPPLVWVEAWRRAGRAGLRRTAHVCEDNQTMFEGPPVHFTHCRDALGCDRLDHGYNMLANPAIVARAAAEQVPFTMACWSSIRGNREPRQQRIRRMREAGLNIVLGTDDPTFFGTNMGHCWRTMFAAAAWLPGDARQLSLAGLEASWLPEDRKAIMRAEFVTRMDMLDRALDTADHVLDLAVERPISAMK
- a CDS encoding ABC transporter substrate-binding protein, which encodes MVPETLTTILDPHFTTSFTARDFSYLVFDTLFAVDNQWRPQPQMVERWTRSDDGMVWTFTLREGLVFHDGSPVTAEDCVTSLRRWGARDALGGLLLRATASLEPMDAATFRLSLGQPFGLVLEALAKPGAMVPMIMPRRLAETPATRPITEPVGCGPYRFVAEEYRAGDRIVLARHNAYKPRPEPAIWASGGKHATFDRVELIAMPDVSSQVSALSTGEVDYLERLPADVLPILERNRQVKVQVVSPFGYQGILRFNHLLPPFDNAKVRRAVMLAVDQADYLPGVAGRAEYGRECRSFYGCGTPYETDAGMPTAPDLEGARRLLAESGADLSRPVVILHPADAPGIASLGLVTQDLLTRLGFTVELQVMDLNTFFGRRAQPGGWNIFHTTNTVPDMQTPLQNAYLNGAGAGPAGFAGWPADREVEQLRAAFAAAGSEPERKQLAGALHARAAAEGFYMPLGQFVAASAWRAELSNVPTGPAMFLWNIARAGR
- a CDS encoding TetR/AcrR family transcriptional regulator, coding for MSTKPAAGRPTPTKPRGRQSTFDRDEALLTALELFWRHGYEGVSLADLTSAMGIAAPSLYHAFGNKAELYRAVLRRYGADGMSAADIAATPSALEAARRMLERGVAAVTRPGRPLGCMISSGMLMAGPENAALAGELRALRATLRVALQERIERDVSEGMLPAGTDAATLSRLVASVLQGLSVQALDGAPGGELLAVARAALMAWPKGHDK
- a CDS encoding alpha/beta fold hydrolase encodes the protein MTPDTQFARRSLVLGATAALAGGLARPFAAQPGPPQRPSGPGGSFQARSADGTVLTGDALGDPAAPEILFIHGLRQSRLSWERQFADPALSGFRLVRFDLRGHGDSDKPATPSAYADADRWAEDVAAVIAAAGLRRPVLVGWSLGGYVAGAYLRQQGAGRVSGVNLVDAVSKLSPDLLTPLAGRFARSTSSHDLTERVAETADFLAACFHRPPTGADLHRMLVVNGMTARAVNEGFTSAAVTDFEPTFQAYSGPVLVTHGAHDALVRLAMSERVAAQRPGRRLSVFPQSGHTPFWEEPERYGQELAAFVTAIAKG